The following are encoded in a window of Candidatus Cloacimonadota bacterium genomic DNA:
- a CDS encoding response regulator translates to MSKILIIDDDIEIVGVLENIIEQSIPNSTIYSSLDGLVGMQMIRKHEPDLIILDINLPSVSGHTVCRTLKSDPLLKNIPILIITGESSNLNAKVKSLEQGAEAFLKKPFDIPEFIAQVQSLLRLKEAEDIIRKERDLLKIDVKLKEKELEQHFQHIELLFRAFIEVMATSIDALSIYNYESTQRVAEMVKNFLVFISKDSPDKYHQLSQDNERQENLIMAAWLHDIGKITVPLRLMNKFTRLGDRFPEVIQKLDAVYYYLKSIDADSALISKCIKASELVKRLNDPQNKVKESDIKLLKEYANLSYVDPADEKKQWLTDQEVESLSIKQGTLTESERKEIENHVRLTDLLLSKIPFSPDKLEIRKWCNDHHELLDGSGYYQGLKGDEISTETRILTIIDIFEALISNERPYKKHRTIEEALMELEKMASNGKLDSELVMLFKKSKAWEITDE, encoded by the coding sequence ATGTCCAAGATTTTGATCATCGATGATGATATCGAGATAGTTGGAGTTTTAGAGAATATAATTGAGCAAAGCATTCCTAATTCTACTATTTATTCGTCTTTAGATGGATTAGTTGGCATGCAGATGATTAGAAAACATGAACCAGATTTGATCATCTTAGATATCAATTTGCCTTCAGTTAGTGGCCATACAGTTTGTCGCACATTGAAATCTGATCCTTTGCTCAAGAACATCCCGATTTTGATTATTACGGGGGAGAGTTCTAATCTCAATGCTAAAGTAAAGAGTTTAGAACAGGGAGCAGAAGCTTTTCTGAAAAAACCTTTTGATATTCCTGAATTTATTGCTCAAGTTCAGTCATTGTTAAGACTGAAAGAAGCGGAAGACATAATACGAAAAGAACGCGATCTTTTAAAGATTGACGTTAAGTTGAAAGAGAAGGAATTGGAGCAGCATTTTCAACATATTGAGCTTCTTTTCCGAGCTTTTATTGAAGTGATGGCAACATCTATTGATGCTTTGTCCATTTACAATTATGAAAGCACTCAAAGAGTAGCTGAGATGGTTAAGAATTTTCTTGTATTCATTAGTAAAGATAGTCCGGATAAATATCATCAACTTAGTCAGGATAATGAACGTCAAGAGAATCTAATTATGGCTGCTTGGTTACATGATATCGGTAAGATAACAGTTCCATTGAGGTTAATGAATAAATTTACCAGATTAGGTGATCGCTTCCCAGAAGTAATTCAAAAGTTGGATGCGGTATATTATTATTTGAAATCAATAGATGCTGATTCCGCTTTGATAAGTAAATGTATAAAGGCATCAGAGTTAGTAAAACGGCTAAATGATCCACAAAACAAAGTAAAAGAGAGTGATATCAAATTGTTAAAAGAATATGCTAATTTGTCCTATGTTGATCCGGCAGATGAAAAAAAACAGTGGTTAACAGATCAAGAAGTAGAATCTCTCAGTATTAAACAGGGTACTCTGACCGAAAGTGAGCGAAAAGAGATTGAGAATCACGTTCGATTAACTGACCTGTTACTAAGTAAAATACCTTTTTCTCCTGATAAGCTCGAAATCCGTAAATGGTGTAATGATCATCATGAATTGCTTGATGGCTCGGGATACTATCAGGGTCTGAAAGGAGATGAAATATCTACAGAAACAAGAATATTGACTATTATTGATATATTCGAGGCGTTGATTTCTAATGAACGACCTTATAAAAAACACCGAACAATTGAAGAAGCTCTCATGGAGTTGGAGAAGATGGCCAGTAATGGTAAATTAGACTCTGAATTAGTCATGTTATTTAAAAAAAGTAAGGCATGGGAAATAACCGATGAATAA
- a CDS encoding tyrosine recombinase, producing the protein MKKIVNAPKTTAFINSFLFYLKTEKGLTENSITSYQSDLCDFFDYLKKEPTKTELNDIIRYFNVLQEIGLVNNSIARKRSSLKSFFSFLINEDEKITFDPMNIPSVRYKQHIPDILSVDEMLHLLDSIPLEKPLDVRNKAMLELMYATGIRISEMLNLTINDIFWDEEILRVFGKGRKERIIPIASKSLDFVKHYYQAIHPLLTSKKPTMILFLNYSGNKLSRMGFWKILQHLSRNAGIRKAISPHTIRHSFATHLLEAGANLRIVQTLLGHTSINTTQIYTNIDLRFIKENHSLYHPRA; encoded by the coding sequence ATGAAAAAGATAGTTAATGCACCCAAAACAACTGCATTCATCAACAGCTTTCTTTTTTATTTAAAAACCGAAAAGGGGTTGACTGAGAATAGTATAACCAGCTATCAATCTGATCTCTGTGATTTCTTTGATTATCTGAAAAAAGAACCAACTAAAACTGAACTTAATGATATAATTCGCTACTTCAATGTTCTACAGGAAATTGGGTTGGTTAACAATTCCATAGCCAGAAAGAGATCTTCGTTGAAATCTTTCTTTAGCTTCTTGATAAATGAAGATGAAAAAATAACCTTTGATCCGATGAATATCCCATCAGTGAGGTACAAACAACATATCCCGGACATCTTATCAGTTGATGAAATGCTTCATCTGTTAGATTCTATCCCTTTAGAAAAACCTCTTGATGTTCGTAATAAAGCTATGCTGGAATTAATGTATGCAACCGGTATAAGAATTTCCGAGATGTTAAATCTGACAATTAATGATATCTTCTGGGATGAAGAAATTCTCAGAGTTTTTGGTAAGGGTAGGAAAGAAAGAATCATACCTATAGCCAGTAAATCGTTAGATTTTGTTAAACATTACTATCAAGCAATTCATCCACTGTTGACTTCTAAAAAACCTACTATGATACTCTTTCTGAATTATAGCGGTAATAAACTGTCTCGAATGGGCTTCTGGAAAATACTGCAACACCTTTCTCGTAATGCTGGGATACGCAAAGCTATTTCTCCACATACCATTAGGCACTCATTTGCTACTCACCTGTTGGAAGCTGGTGCTAATCTCCGTATTGTCCAAACACTTCTTGGCCATACAAGTATTAACACCACACAGATCTATACTAATATCGATCTGAGATTTATAAAGGAGAACCACTCTCTATATCATCCACGTGCCTAA
- a CDS encoding T9SS type A sorting domain-containing protein, whose product MLKHILMLLSVILVFSLSAIHQDIIQTSQSSVNIQISTNREEINEETISHTVALLAEDAHIEINSMQIATYNSNGDLIERDSVIDSDRVRLINQFTMREMYGFTSAVELVKEESNFKSVIEELNYNIVGTGNRTIPEEISEAFYPVYKSLALNFDSSYLVNLPFKQPAMMIISHDSAQITNTLEPFIRWKRATGMEITVVNRTDIGANPTNNMIRNYVINYYQTTDNKPEYLLLIGGARTGASLPIPTFYTGAANNANDLPYGLIEGDDYFPEVMVGRFSVNNSYQLATIVNKTVAYEKEPFMDETEWMERAIVIAGNYASTLPIPITPVLMSKWLVELLYESGYTEVDTVFWYPGSSSLTQPVIDAVNRSGQYINYRGWGDANGWHYPLFHINHLANTNAGRKSPVVSSFVCNTGDFINSNVNPCFGEYWMTMGTPTTPNGAVGFVGPSDLHTSTEYNNAIASGYHWGIQREGIRSFGAAILRGKMEIYNGYPNNLDPGDWVDFYFRVYNTLADPSLNLWKLIPYHMNLTLPTQIDQGTNYLEFDAPNLTGGYVTITRDEENFITHRIENDYAFIPLNPDEEGDIILTVTAKNYLPTIQTIEITSSNNITLLEYDFAGTAIYPGETITLNTTLKNYSNNNVADVSATLSSNFEDFITITEETVNYGDISAGGTASGSFEFEIAGNCPHHTVLQFTLNISPTGDVAKLQVLVVGIHIEVDGFVINSPNSILDPGETATIDVTISNHGISDLLNLSTVIEPYTDAVYISEDMVNIGDISAGESSTFSFEVVVHDDTYVGREAYFKLNFFDADGRFTYAFINTTIGEVTNTAPTGPCYYGYYAFDSYDTDYSQAPLYNWVDIDPDNGGPGTAVWLPDDGTMTMDMPFTFRYYGIDYNEISICSNGWITFIPTEEINFRNWPIPSAIVPKGIIAPYWDDLKGLDEVDNELRVAYYHDEINNRMIISWLDAYSVANLTPSGLEKIQVILEPKADDDGDIIFQYHTVWNQNHTRNYSTTGIMNHTRFVGLQYAYANHYPLSATPIQAGLAIRFTTSAPDEYYSTDDLINPNLGLTLFQNYPNPFNPETVIEFSLPNRSFVTLDVYNILGQKVKTLVDRELDFGLHRFVWNGTDHSGKSVGSGVYLYRLSTPDETEVRRMILIK is encoded by the coding sequence ATGTTGAAACATATATTAATGTTATTATCAGTAATATTGGTCTTTTCTCTTAGTGCTATCCATCAAGATATTATACAAACTTCACAGAGTTCTGTAAATATCCAGATTAGTACAAATAGAGAAGAGATAAATGAAGAGACAATTTCACATACAGTAGCTTTATTGGCTGAAGATGCCCATATAGAGATAAATAGCATGCAAATTGCTACTTATAATAGTAATGGTGACTTGATCGAAAGGGATAGTGTAATTGATTCAGACCGAGTACGATTAATTAATCAATTTACTATGAGAGAGATGTATGGGTTTACATCTGCAGTAGAACTGGTAAAAGAAGAAAGTAATTTTAAATCTGTCATTGAAGAATTGAATTATAACATTGTCGGGACTGGGAATAGAACTATACCAGAAGAGATTAGTGAGGCATTTTATCCTGTTTATAAATCACTCGCTCTGAATTTTGACTCTTCATATTTAGTTAATCTACCTTTCAAACAACCGGCAATGATGATCATTAGTCACGATAGCGCTCAGATAACTAATACTTTAGAACCATTTATTAGATGGAAAAGAGCAACAGGCATGGAAATCACAGTAGTTAACAGAACAGATATTGGTGCTAATCCAACCAATAATATGATCAGGAATTACGTTATCAATTATTATCAAACTACTGATAACAAACCTGAGTATTTACTTTTGATTGGTGGTGCTCGAACAGGAGCTTCATTACCAATACCGACATTCTACACTGGGGCCGCTAATAATGCTAATGATCTGCCTTATGGATTGATTGAAGGTGATGATTATTTCCCAGAAGTAATGGTTGGACGTTTCTCGGTGAATAACAGCTATCAGCTGGCAACGATAGTTAATAAAACAGTTGCTTATGAGAAAGAACCATTCATGGATGAGACCGAATGGATGGAAAGAGCAATTGTAATTGCCGGCAATTACGCATCAACTTTACCGATCCCTATTACTCCGGTTCTGATGTCAAAGTGGCTAGTGGAGTTACTTTATGAGAGTGGATATACTGAAGTAGATACTGTTTTCTGGTATCCCGGTTCATCATCATTGACACAGCCGGTCATTGATGCTGTCAATAGAAGCGGGCAATATATAAACTACCGAGGTTGGGGTGATGCAAACGGGTGGCATTATCCGTTGTTTCATATCAATCATTTAGCTAATACTAATGCTGGTAGAAAATCTCCAGTTGTATCATCATTCGTTTGTAATACAGGTGACTTTATTAATTCTAACGTTAATCCATGTTTTGGTGAATATTGGATGACCATGGGTACTCCAACCACTCCAAACGGGGCAGTTGGCTTTGTTGGTCCCAGTGATCTTCATACTAGTACTGAATATAACAATGCGATTGCTTCCGGTTATCACTGGGGGATTCAAAGGGAAGGCATTAGATCTTTCGGAGCTGCTATTCTAAGGGGTAAAATGGAAATTTATAATGGCTACCCGAATAATCTGGATCCCGGTGATTGGGTTGATTTCTATTTCAGGGTCTACAATACTCTGGCAGATCCGTCGCTCAATTTATGGAAATTGATACCTTATCATATGAATCTGACACTACCTACTCAAATTGATCAGGGGACAAACTATCTGGAATTTGATGCTCCTAACTTAACAGGTGGATATGTTACGATAACTCGTGATGAAGAAAATTTTATTACTCACCGAATAGAAAATGATTATGCTTTTATTCCTCTTAATCCAGATGAAGAGGGAGATATCATTCTAACGGTTACTGCTAAGAATTATTTGCCTACAATACAGACGATTGAGATTACTTCTTCAAATAACATCACATTACTCGAATATGATTTTGCCGGTACGGCTATTTATCCCGGTGAAACTATTACACTTAACACTACACTCAAAAATTATAGTAATAATAATGTCGCTGATGTTTCAGCCACATTGAGTAGTAATTTTGAAGATTTTATCACAATTACAGAAGAGACTGTTAATTATGGAGATATTAGTGCAGGAGGGACTGCATCTGGTAGCTTCGAGTTTGAAATAGCAGGGAATTGTCCTCATCACACAGTGCTACAATTTACGTTAAATATTTCACCTACTGGTGATGTCGCAAAATTACAGGTATTGGTTGTTGGTATTCATATAGAAGTTGATGGTTTTGTAATTAACTCTCCTAATAGTATTTTAGACCCAGGAGAAACAGCAACTATTGACGTAACAATTAGTAATCATGGCATATCTGATCTTTTAAATCTCAGCACAGTTATAGAACCTTATACTGATGCTGTATATATAAGTGAAGATATGGTCAATATAGGAGATATATCTGCTGGAGAATCAAGCACTTTTTCCTTTGAAGTAGTAGTTCATGACGATACCTATGTTGGAAGAGAAGCATATTTTAAGTTGAATTTTTTTGATGCTGATGGAAGGTTTACTTACGCATTCATTAACACAACAATAGGGGAAGTAACCAATACAGCGCCTACAGGTCCATGTTATTATGGCTATTACGCCTTTGACAGTTATGATACCGATTATAGTCAAGCACCTTTGTATAACTGGGTTGATATTGATCCTGATAATGGTGGACCCGGAACGGCTGTCTGGTTACCGGATGATGGCACTATGACAATGGATATGCCTTTCACTTTTCGCTATTATGGTATCGATTATAATGAAATTTCTATCTGTTCTAACGGTTGGATTACATTCATCCCTACTGAGGAAATTAATTTCCGTAATTGGCCTATACCATCAGCAATAGTACCTAAGGGTATAATAGCCCCCTACTGGGACGACTTGAAAGGTTTAGATGAAGTTGATAATGAGCTTCGAGTTGCCTACTATCATGATGAGATAAATAACAGAATGATCATCAGTTGGTTAGATGCCTATAGTGTAGCTAATTTGACACCCAGTGGTTTGGAAAAGATACAGGTAATTCTTGAACCTAAAGCTGATGATGATGGAGATATTATTTTTCAGTATCACACTGTCTGGAACCAGAATCATACCCGTAATTATTCAACAACAGGTATTATGAACCACACCAGATTCGTAGGTTTACAGTATGCCTATGCTAATCATTATCCTCTTTCAGCTACGCCAATACAGGCAGGTTTAGCTATACGCTTTACAACTTCTGCACCAGACGAATATTATTCTACAGATGATTTGATCAATCCCAATCTTGGATTAACTCTCTTCCAAAATTACCCGAATCCTTTCAACCCCGAAACAGTTATTGAGTTCTCTTTACCCAATAGAAGCTTCGTTACTCTTGATGTTTACAACATCCTCGGGCAGAAAGTAAAAACTCTCGTTGATAGAGAATTAGATTTCGGACTACATAGATTTGTCTGGAATGGAACAGATCATTCAGGAAAAAGTGTAGGTAGTGGAGTCTATCTCTATAGGTTATCTACTCCGGATGAAACAGAAGTACGTCGTATGATCCTGATCAAGTAA
- the guaB gene encoding IMP dehydrogenase codes for MKKILTKKGFTFDDLLLVPAKSDILPNNVDLRTRLTKEIGLNIPIISAAMDTVTESTLAISLAREGGIGIIHKNMSIEQQAEEVRKVKRFESGVITNPITLTPDDTIADAINLSKVHHIGGFPVVKDKVLVGILTNRDIRFETDYSKKVSALMTPKEKLITIEEGTNIESAKSLLHANRIEKLPIVSKNGMLTGMITVKDILKKLSYPNAAKDSAERLLVGAAIGVRGDYFERAAELEQKGVDVLVIDTAHGHHKDIVTAIQKIKRKLKTAVIAGNIATSEAAKNLIDIGVDALKVGIGPGSICTTRVIAGVGIPQMTAIFDCVEEAEKQNIPVIADGGIKYSGDIVKALAAGANSVMLGSLFAGTDESPGEFIIIQGRRFKAYRGMGSIGAMNRGSKDRYFQDSVEENKLVAEGVEGMVPYKGPLKDYLYQLLGGIRAGMGYCGAPDLSYLRQNSHFIEITVAGLKESHPHDVTITREALNYHHEKDS; via the coding sequence ATGAAAAAAATTTTAACAAAGAAAGGATTCACATTTGATGACCTCTTGCTCGTACCGGCAAAATCTGACATCTTACCCAATAATGTAGATCTAAGAACTCGCTTAACAAAGGAAATCGGACTAAATATTCCCATCATAAGTGCTGCTATGGATACCGTTACAGAATCCACATTAGCAATTAGTCTTGCTCGGGAAGGTGGTATTGGTATTATACATAAAAATATGAGCATAGAACAGCAAGCAGAAGAAGTTAGGAAAGTAAAACGGTTTGAAAGTGGAGTCATTACTAATCCCATTACATTAACCCCAGATGATACCATTGCTGATGCCATTAATCTATCCAAAGTTCATCATATCGGAGGTTTCCCGGTGGTTAAGGATAAGGTACTGGTTGGTATCTTAACAAATCGTGATATTCGTTTTGAAACAGATTATTCTAAGAAAGTCTCAGCGTTAATGACACCGAAAGAGAAACTGATTACCATTGAAGAAGGGACCAATATAGAGAGTGCGAAATCACTGCTGCATGCCAATCGCATCGAAAAACTACCAATAGTCAGTAAAAATGGTATGTTGACCGGCATGATAACTGTTAAAGATATTTTAAAGAAACTCTCTTATCCTAATGCTGCTAAGGATTCGGCTGAACGACTCCTTGTTGGTGCTGCAATAGGTGTCAGAGGCGATTATTTTGAACGAGCAGCAGAATTAGAACAAAAAGGCGTTGATGTTTTAGTAATTGATACTGCTCATGGTCATCATAAAGATATTGTAACAGCAATACAAAAGATAAAAAGAAAACTGAAAACCGCTGTAATTGCCGGTAACATTGCCACTTCCGAAGCTGCTAAAAACCTGATAGATATTGGAGTAGATGCCTTAAAGGTTGGAATAGGACCCGGTTCCATCTGCACAACGAGAGTTATTGCAGGTGTAGGAATACCTCAGATGACAGCAATTTTCGATTGTGTCGAAGAAGCTGAAAAACAGAACATTCCGGTAATTGCAGACGGAGGCATTAAATACTCCGGTGATATAGTTAAAGCTCTGGCAGCAGGCGCTAATTCTGTGATGTTAGGCAGTTTATTTGCCGGAACTGATGAGAGCCCCGGAGAGTTTATCATTATTCAAGGAAGAAGATTCAAGGCATATCGAGGGATGGGGTCTATCGGAGCTATGAATAGAGGCAGTAAAGATCGTTATTTTCAGGATAGTGTTGAAGAGAATAAACTGGTTGCTGAAGGGGTTGAAGGAATGGTACCATACAAAGGACCATTAAAAGACTATTTATATCAGCTATTGGGTGGTATTCGAGCCGGTATGGGATATTGTGGTGCTCCTGACTTATCTTATTTGAGACAGAATTCTCATTTTATAGAGATCACCGTTGCAGGGTTAAAAGAGAGTCATCCTCACGATGTTACCATAACCAGAGAGGCGTTAAACTATCATCATGAAAAAGATAGTTAA
- a CDS encoding septal ring lytic transglycosylase RlpA family protein has protein sequence MLLIILILSACVPADRYTTNTRTTPRSRYYQTARTTDSFPPSGEVYRVGSTFRWLTSYYGEEFHGKQTANGEIFNMNGLTCAHRELPFDTLLKVTNPITDQSVTVRVNDRGPFVKGRDLDLAQGAAQRIGLIDRGVKELLIEILTMPE, from the coding sequence ATGTTACTAATTATTCTGATATTATCTGCCTGTGTTCCGGCTGATAGATATACTACCAATACGAGGACAACCCCTAGGAGCAGGTACTACCAGACTGCCAGAACTACTGATTCATTCCCACCTTCGGGAGAAGTATACCGTGTAGGTTCGACATTTAGATGGTTAACTTCATATTACGGTGAAGAATTTCATGGGAAACAAACTGCTAATGGCGAAATATTCAATATGAATGGTTTAACATGTGCACACAGAGAACTCCCTTTTGATACTTTACTGAAAGTTACAAATCCTATTACTGACCAGTCAGTAACAGTCAGAGTCAATGATCGTGGACCTTTTGTGAAAGGTCGTGATCTCGACTTAGCTCAAGGAGCTGCCCAGAGAATAGGATTGATTGATAGAGGGGTGAAAGAGCTACTTATTGAAATTCTGACTATGCCTGAATAA
- the selA gene encoding L-seryl-tRNA(Sec) selenium transferase, whose product MNKEKKKTDYRKIPSVNRIILSDILSDYRTKIRAPILKRIVSSKLEQIREEIVKGNLVPEETTIVKEIKEHINKLLRSSLSPVINATGVILHTNLGRAPFDDKILTEIIPVLNGYSNLEFNLLTAQRGSRNVHLNELLKVLLNCENSVVVNNNAAALMLTLRTLAADKEVIISRGELVEIGGSFRIPEIIEASGAKLIEVGTTNRTRLSDYEKAITENTALYLKVHKSNYYMYGFTEEVSLKELSKSAKKNHLNLIYDLGTGLIDRQLYKGMENEPDALNGLQDGADVITFSCDKLLGGAQAGIIAGRNKFIQPISKHPMMRALRVDKLTISLLNKVLISFLHEKSFIEEYNPVFRYINREMEEIETLAKALTSKLKSRYLDVTILDSKAQCGGGTLPYHFIDSKIVKITPKGCPASVKKSFAENLYHKLLTSDVPVLGILREGTLMFDVLALENKDIELIGKSVKQLIPFW is encoded by the coding sequence ATGAATAAAGAAAAGAAGAAAACAGATTACCGAAAGATCCCTTCAGTAAACCGGATTATACTTTCTGATATTTTGTCTGATTATCGAACCAAGATTAGAGCTCCGATTTTAAAGAGGATTGTTAGTTCTAAACTTGAACAAATACGTGAAGAGATAGTTAAAGGTAACTTAGTACCAGAAGAAACAACTATTGTAAAAGAGATTAAAGAACATATTAATAAACTCTTGCGTTCATCTCTAAGTCCTGTAATTAATGCAACCGGTGTCATTTTGCATACAAATTTAGGACGAGCACCATTTGATGATAAGATCTTGACTGAGATAATTCCCGTACTAAATGGATACAGTAATCTGGAATTTAATCTCTTAACAGCTCAGCGTGGCAGTAGAAATGTACATCTTAATGAGCTGTTAAAAGTGCTCTTGAACTGTGAAAATAGTGTTGTGGTAAATAATAATGCAGCTGCATTAATGCTCACATTGAGAACTTTAGCTGCTGACAAAGAGGTTATAATCTCGAGGGGTGAATTAGTTGAAATAGGTGGTAGTTTTAGGATCCCTGAAATAATAGAAGCAAGTGGAGCTAAGTTGATCGAAGTAGGTACTACGAATAGAACTCGGCTCAGTGATTATGAGAAAGCAATCACCGAAAATACAGCCCTCTATCTCAAAGTACACAAATCAAATTACTATATGTATGGATTTACGGAAGAAGTTTCTCTAAAAGAGCTTTCTAAATCAGCAAAAAAAAATCATCTTAATTTGATATATGATTTAGGTACCGGTCTCATAGACAGGCAATTGTATAAGGGTATGGAGAATGAACCAGATGCTTTGAATGGTTTGCAGGATGGAGCTGATGTTATAACTTTCAGTTGCGATAAATTACTGGGAGGAGCTCAAGCTGGTATAATTGCTGGCAGGAATAAATTTATTCAACCCATATCGAAACATCCTATGATGCGGGCATTAAGAGTCGATAAGTTGACTATAAGTCTCTTAAATAAGGTTCTGATATCATTCCTTCATGAAAAATCTTTTATCGAGGAGTATAATCCGGTTTTTCGCTATATAAACCGTGAAATGGAAGAGATTGAAACACTAGCAAAAGCTCTCACCAGTAAACTTAAAAGTCGATATCTTGATGTTACTATCCTTGATAGTAAAGCTCAATGTGGTGGTGGAACTCTTCCATATCATTTTATTGATAGCAAGATAGTAAAGATAACTCCAAAAGGTTGTCCAGCGAGTGTTAAAAAAAGTTTTGCAGAGAATTTGTATCATAAATTGTTAACCTCTGATGTCCCAGTATTAGGTATTTTAAGGGAAGGAACATTAATGTTTGATGTCTTAGCTCTGGAAAATAAGGATATAGAATTAATAGGTAAAAGTGTAAAACAGTTGATACCATTTTGGTAG
- a CDS encoding tetratricopeptide repeat protein: protein MKLHILISLFVVLLLTSTFLTADPDKPLERLGNEAAVEADSLYSMNRFNEAAAKYEEAFEYFTRAEEEDNIPLQDKIGQMLANMQTAYYQAQDYENTIRAINKRLTLEPQNDVYVRQIAQIYERDLNNPQRAIEALESFDNRVPNFVVRRTLGRLYTSIEDDVNALHWYNKAFEIRQDADVLQNVALLHYRTGNPEAAIAAYEDFIATEPSESILVNIYRNMGKFYEDTGDELKSIEYYERSNRLRFNRDITLLLLSKYYDRGDFLNANEKINQLLRDDPQNSNAIYYRALILFEEERFSEARTEFAKIQNDRRLGATARRYIESIDSM, encoded by the coding sequence ATGAAGTTACATATTCTAATATCATTATTCGTTGTGCTGTTATTAACATCTACATTTTTAACGGCTGATCCGGATAAGCCTTTAGAAAGACTCGGAAATGAAGCAGCTGTTGAAGCTGATTCTCTCTACAGTATGAATAGATTTAATGAAGCAGCAGCAAAATATGAGGAAGCTTTTGAATATTTCACCAGAGCAGAAGAGGAAGATAATATCCCTTTACAAGACAAGATTGGACAGATGTTAGCTAACATGCAAACTGCTTACTATCAAGCTCAGGACTACGAAAATACAATAAGAGCGATCAATAAACGGCTAACATTAGAACCACAAAATGATGTTTATGTTCGACAAATCGCCCAAATTTACGAACGGGATTTAAATAATCCGCAAAGAGCGATCGAAGCTTTAGAGAGTTTTGATAACAGAGTTCCTAATTTCGTGGTCAGGAGAACCCTTGGTCGTTTATATACATCTATAGAAGATGATGTTAATGCTCTTCATTGGTATAATAAGGCATTTGAGATCAGACAGGACGCTGATGTTCTGCAGAATGTTGCATTACTTCACTACCGTACAGGTAACCCTGAAGCAGCTATTGCTGCTTATGAAGACTTCATAGCCACTGAACCATCAGAGAGTATTTTAGTTAATATTTACCGTAATATGGGAAAATTCTATGAAGATACCGGAGATGAGTTGAAATCAATCGAGTATTATGAACGATCAAATCGTCTTAGATTTAACCGTGACATCACCCTGTTGCTCTTATCAAAATATTACGATCGGGGAGATTTTCTTAATGCTAATGAAAAAATTAATCAATTACTGAGAGATGATCCTCAAAATAGTAATGCTATTTACTACAGAGCTTTGATCCTTTTTGAAGAAGAAAGATTCTCTGAAGCCCGGACTGAATTCGCCAAAATTCAAAACGACAGACGGCTTGGAGCAACTGCCCGACGATATATTGAAAGTATCGATTCCATGTGA